In Sedimenticola thiotaurini, the following proteins share a genomic window:
- the modA gene encoding molybdate ABC transporter substrate-binding protein, protein MPNPIRRIGGALWAICASLSINAVQAQDLTIAAANSTCNAIKAVGQQYSQNHAVNIRYICKSSGLLAKGIRGRAIRADIYISANRAWMDYMIKAGLVTADKVASPWGNRLVVSAPANSPLKFDTWKDLMSDPVKTIFIGDPGTAPFGRYAKQAMQKSGIWEQVKQKITTQKHITLLADTLAESGGHSVGILFATNLTPQLRILHPVDPSLHPAIRYYMAPLENETDMSGAMALADYINSDAAKAVFETAGFVVESL, encoded by the coding sequence ATGCCAAATCCTATACGCAGGATCGGGGGGGCTCTATGGGCAATCTGCGCATCTCTCTCCATCAATGCCGTCCAGGCGCAGGATCTTACCATTGCGGCGGCAAATTCAACCTGTAATGCCATCAAAGCGGTCGGCCAACAGTATTCGCAAAACCACGCTGTAAATATCCGCTACATCTGTAAGTCATCAGGACTGTTGGCCAAGGGGATCCGGGGACGGGCTATTCGGGCTGACATCTATATCTCGGCCAACAGAGCGTGGATGGATTACATGATTAAAGCTGGTCTGGTGACTGCCGATAAGGTGGCCAGTCCCTGGGGCAATCGTCTGGTGGTCAGTGCGCCTGCCAACAGCCCTTTAAAATTTGACACCTGGAAGGATTTGATGTCAGACCCTGTCAAAACCATCTTTATCGGTGATCCGGGTACCGCCCCGTTCGGTCGCTATGCGAAACAGGCCATGCAGAAGAGCGGTATCTGGGAGCAGGTCAAACAGAAGATCACGACACAGAAACATATCACGCTGCTGGCCGACACATTGGCTGAATCAGGGGGGCACAGTGTAGGCATACTGTTCGCCACCAACCTGACCCCCCAACTGCGTATCCTGCACCCGGTCGATCCATCGCTGCACCCGGCAATCCGTTACTACATGGCACCGCTGGAAAATGAAACAGATATGTCTGGCGCCATGGCACTGGCTGACTACATAAACAGCGATGCTGCTAAAGCGGTATTCGAAACAGCGGGATTCGTTGTGGAGTCCCTATGA
- a CDS encoding EAL domain-containing protein, which yields MIERLRNFSLYQQLIIPMFSIGLISLLGTVYFSHNLNDSVTAIDTVYIEDNDRLRNLENIEKQITRYRALCLRHLTAESYLSMQQIGQELEDTRRVLIDLLPNTLATSHLSAADDGAARSSAQQLSTILRNYFEETRNVLKLSADFEKEAAFIQLSSTESGYIPFIKEITSQLIRQEFDAIADSRRALVSGATHNLFITITIGILGGSLLLFIAFVVIRDVTQRLSELLVWSRKIALGDYSAPLTLNADDEVGQLTRAMLEMAKNVADAHNKLEMSKRSAESIAEALQIYANAFENSGEAILITDKDNRIINANSAFTQQTGYELSEVMGKNPKMLAGGRTSEETYLEMWNALQRDSFWQGELWDRKKSGEIYPKWTAISAIHNDDGEVIFHIASFSDITDRKAAEARIEHLAHYDMLTGLLNRFSLESRMEQAILAAKRDEQQLAVLFIDLDRFKYINDSLGHHVGDQLLIEVADRLKGCIRESDIVARIGGDEFVIVLTGLKEMIYVPALARYIIEQLSEPYTVDDNTFNSSPSIGISIYPDDGSTIQELLKNSDIAMYHAKDQGRKNFQFFTKSLLIASEERLHFENQLRTALEQEQFELYYQAQVDTEQNRIWGMEALIRWNHPDRGFIGPDRFIPIAEETDIIHPLGAWVIRKACQQLARWKQATDTPPQVSVNLSAKQLHSADLIDTVHEAMETYQIMDGELELEITETAAMSDPEVAINQLSRLSELGVSLAIDDFGTGYSSLAYLKKLPINTLKLDRTFVRDIENDRNDAEICMATIALAHNLGLKVIAEGVETQLQRDFLAEHSCDYLQGYLFSRPLPPNEAELLLSPDGVIPARESHADTPA from the coding sequence ATGATTGAGAGGCTGAGAAACTTTTCACTCTACCAGCAACTGATCATCCCGATGTTCAGTATCGGTCTCATCTCACTGCTCGGCACTGTCTATTTTTCCCACAACCTAAACGACTCCGTGACCGCCATCGATACGGTCTATATCGAAGATAATGACCGACTTCGGAACCTGGAGAACATAGAGAAACAGATCACCCGCTATCGCGCGCTCTGCCTGCGCCACCTGACGGCGGAAAGTTACCTCAGCATGCAACAGATCGGCCAGGAACTGGAGGATACCAGGCGGGTTCTTATCGACTTACTGCCCAATACCCTTGCCACCAGCCATTTGTCGGCTGCCGACGACGGGGCAGCCCGTTCATCGGCCCAGCAGCTGTCAACCATTCTTCGAAACTATTTTGAAGAGACCCGGAACGTTCTCAAGCTGAGTGCCGATTTTGAAAAAGAGGCGGCCTTTATCCAGCTCAGCAGTACGGAATCCGGCTACATCCCCTTTATCAAGGAGATCACCTCCCAGTTGATTCGCCAGGAGTTCGACGCGATAGCAGACTCCCGCCGCGCCCTGGTCTCGGGTGCAACCCACAACCTTTTCATTACCATAACCATCGGTATCCTGGGTGGGAGCCTGCTGCTGTTCATCGCCTTTGTGGTTATACGGGACGTAACTCAACGACTTTCTGAACTGCTGGTCTGGTCAAGAAAAATAGCCCTGGGTGACTACTCGGCCCCATTGACCCTGAATGCCGACGATGAGGTCGGCCAACTGACCCGCGCCATGCTGGAGATGGCGAAAAACGTCGCCGATGCCCATAACAAGCTTGAGATGTCGAAACGCAGCGCCGAATCGATCGCCGAAGCGCTGCAGATCTATGCCAATGCTTTCGAAAACAGCGGTGAAGCCATACTGATCACGGATAAGGACAACCGCATTATCAACGCCAATAGCGCCTTTACCCAACAAACCGGTTACGAGCTGTCGGAAGTTATGGGCAAGAACCCGAAGATGCTGGCGGGCGGCAGAACCAGTGAAGAGACCTATCTTGAAATGTGGAACGCCCTGCAACGGGACAGTTTCTGGCAGGGCGAGCTGTGGGACAGAAAAAAATCGGGGGAGATCTATCCCAAGTGGACCGCAATATCCGCTATCCACAACGACGACGGCGAGGTCATTTTCCACATAGCCAGCTTCTCTGACATTACCGACCGTAAGGCCGCAGAAGCCCGGATCGAACACCTGGCTCACTACGACATGCTGACCGGGCTGCTCAACCGCTTCAGCCTGGAGAGCCGGATGGAGCAGGCCATACTGGCAGCCAAACGGGATGAACAGCAGTTGGCGGTGCTGTTTATCGATCTGGACCGGTTTAAGTATATCAATGACTCCCTGGGACACCATGTGGGTGACCAGCTGTTGATCGAGGTTGCCGATCGACTGAAAGGCTGCATCCGGGAGAGTGACATCGTCGCCCGGATCGGTGGCGATGAGTTTGTCATCGTACTCACCGGGTTGAAGGAGATGATCTATGTACCGGCTCTGGCCAGGTATATCATTGAGCAGCTCTCTGAACCCTATACGGTCGATGACAATACTTTTAACAGCAGCCCGAGTATCGGCATCAGCATCTATCCCGATGATGGAAGCACTATTCAAGAGCTGTTGAAAAACAGTGATATCGCCATGTATCACGCAAAAGACCAGGGCCGAAAGAATTTCCAGTTTTTCACAAAGAGCCTGCTGATCGCTTCCGAGGAGCGGCTCCATTTCGAAAACCAGCTGCGCACAGCCCTGGAGCAGGAGCAATTTGAGCTCTATTACCAGGCCCAGGTGGATACGGAACAGAACCGTATCTGGGGTATGGAGGCGTTGATTCGCTGGAATCATCCGGATCGGGGTTTTATCGGACCTGACCGCTTTATCCCGATCGCCGAGGAGACCGATATTATCCATCCCCTGGGTGCATGGGTGATCCGAAAGGCGTGCCAACAACTGGCCCGATGGAAACAGGCCACCGACACACCACCCCAGGTCTCCGTCAACCTCTCAGCCAAACAGCTGCACTCCGCCGATCTGATCGATACGGTTCACGAAGCGATGGAAACCTATCAGATCATGGACGGGGAACTGGAACTGGAGATCACCGAGACAGCGGCCATGTCAGATCCTGAAGTGGCGATAAATCAGCTGAGCAGACTGAGCGAACTGGGGGTGAGTCTCGCCATTGATGATTTTGGCACCGGCTACTCATCCCTTGCCTACCTGAAGAAGCTCCCGATCAACACCCTGAAACTGGATAGAACCTTTGTCCGCGATATTGAGAATGATCGGAATGATGCCGAGATCTGCATGGCGACAATCGCCCTGGCACACAATCTGGGCCTGAAAGTGATCGCGGAAGGGGTGGAAACCCAACTTCAGCGCGATTTTCTGGCGGAACACAGTTGCGACTACCTGCAGGGTTACCTGTTCAGCCGGCCACTGCCACCGAACGAGGCGGAGTTGTTGTTGAGTCCCGACGGGGTGATCCCGGCCCGTGAATCCCACGCGGACACCCCGGCCTGA
- a CDS encoding response regulator transcription factor gives MYLLLIEDNPDLIENLCEFLESQGHIVDIAYNGLSGLGFALDNSYDVIILDLTLPGMDGLEVCSRLRREGHDTPVLMLTARDTLQDKLEGFASGTDDYLVKPFALPELAARLGALSRRSRSEMAQRRLEVEDLRFDPDTLRVERNGQRIELAPIPLKILALLMRRSPGVVRRMEIEREIWGDDPPDSDTLRAHMHALRAAIDRHFEPPLLHTIRGMGYQLCGPDGR, from the coding sequence ATGTATCTGCTGCTGATTGAAGACAATCCCGACCTGATAGAGAACCTGTGTGAGTTTCTCGAATCCCAGGGGCACATCGTGGATATCGCCTATAACGGGTTGAGTGGTCTCGGGTTCGCACTGGATAACAGTTATGACGTCATCATCCTCGACCTGACCCTGCCGGGCATGGACGGACTGGAGGTCTGCAGCCGGTTGCGTCGGGAGGGGCATGACACCCCGGTGCTGATGCTTACCGCCCGGGACACCCTGCAAGACAAGCTGGAGGGATTCGCCAGCGGCACCGATGATTATCTGGTCAAACCCTTTGCACTACCGGAACTCGCCGCCCGCCTCGGGGCACTCTCCCGACGCAGCCGCAGCGAAATGGCCCAACGCCGCCTGGAGGTTGAAGACCTGCGGTTCGATCCCGACACTTTGCGCGTGGAGCGCAATGGTCAGCGTATAGAGCTGGCCCCTATTCCGCTGAAAATACTCGCCCTGCTGATGCGCCGTTCACCAGGTGTGGTGCGCCGGATGGAGATCGAACGGGAGATATGGGGAGACGATCCACCGGACAGTGATACCCTGCGCGCCCATATGCACGCCCTGCGCGCGGCTATCGACCGCCATTTTGAACCGCCCCTGCTACACACCATTCGTGGCATGGGTTATCAGCTCTGTGGGCCCGATGGCCGGTAG
- a CDS encoding HDOD domain-containing protein: MNKVAGRIAVGAGGIYSEIYASLASNQSLFPSLPETTIRLRTLLGQSNCDIPAAAKLLQSDPGLSAFILRVANSAGYLSRVPPKDLESALRRIGLSAASRLATTFFVRSSFRSPDPVINKVLLQAYRESTTVAVISHVLAGRVRGIDASKAMLAGLLQDIGLPPILIRLRERKDIFDDIDRRRDAVDKLAPLVGVLILKQWKFDEELIEVARSRKDWWREGGKKADLSDIVLIARLHSMIGTPQFKEAPAFQELPAFGKLPVGELTPDNSIRMLDEAREEIAGLTQMLQGV, translated from the coding sequence TTGAATAAAGTCGCAGGGAGGATTGCCGTGGGAGCGGGTGGAATTTACTCGGAGATATACGCCAGTCTGGCATCTAACCAGTCGCTGTTTCCCTCTCTTCCAGAGACCACGATTCGGTTGCGGACCCTGCTTGGTCAGTCCAACTGCGATATCCCGGCTGCGGCCAAGCTGTTGCAGTCTGACCCCGGTCTGTCAGCCTTTATTCTCCGGGTAGCCAACAGTGCCGGTTACCTGTCACGGGTACCGCCCAAGGATCTGGAGAGTGCATTGCGAAGAATCGGTCTGAGCGCTGCATCCCGTCTGGCGACCACTTTTTTTGTCCGCTCATCTTTCCGTTCCCCGGACCCTGTCATTAACAAGGTGTTGCTGCAGGCCTATCGTGAATCCACCACGGTCGCTGTGATCAGTCACGTGCTGGCGGGCAGAGTGAGGGGTATTGATGCCAGTAAAGCCATGCTCGCCGGTCTGCTGCAGGATATTGGATTACCACCGATCCTGATCCGGCTTCGGGAGCGCAAGGATATCTTCGACGATATCGACAGACGGCGGGATGCGGTGGACAAGTTGGCGCCTCTGGTGGGTGTGCTGATTCTTAAACAGTGGAAGTTTGACGAAGAGCTGATCGAGGTGGCCCGAAGCCGTAAAGACTGGTGGCGGGAGGGGGGCAAAAAAGCGGATCTGAGCGATATCGTGTTGATCGCCAGACTCCACTCCATGATCGGCACGCCCCAGTTCAAGGAGGCGCCGGCATTTCAGGAGTTACCGGCCTTCGGTAAACTGCCGGTGGGTGAACTGACACCGGATAACAGTATCAGAATGCTGGATGAAGCCCGTGAAGAGATTGCCGGTCTGACGCAGATGTTGCAGGGCGTATAG
- a CDS encoding SulP family inorganic anion transporter, protein MKTVFGNSNTFAGTAGLPSLPQRLLLLLPFLQWLPGVSRRTLQQDLMAGLTGAVVVLPQGVAFATIAGMPPQYGLYTAMITPIIAALFGSSRHLVSGPTTAISIVVFSSISQHATPGTPEFIQLVLTMTFLAGIYQFAFGVARLGALVNFVSHTVVVAFTAAAAILIATSQMKHVLGVELAGGHSFADTWLHLFQNITQTNGYVLAIALATLTVALFSRRLSSKMPHLLLGLIVGSLIALFLGAESHQVALVGKIPAQLPPLSTPQFSMDTIRMLAPQAFAVALLGLIEAVSIARSVATRSNQRIDGNQEFMGQGLSNIVGSFFSSYAGSGSFTRSGINYDSGAQTPMSAIFAAIILMAIVLLIAPLTAYLPVAAMGGVILLVAYNLVDFHHIQAIFKTSRSESAIFLVTFFSTLFLELEFAIYIGVLLSLVIFLAKTSKPKVTLLAPDQTQKSRTFTDIETKPLPECRQLKVVRVDRSIYFGSVSYLQLKLQMISASYGVNHILLIATRINYIDMAGAELLTQEARRLKAAGGGLYVYGLKDELWQFLAEGGYLKQIGAQYFFDNKTDAISAIYRKLNHQTCQQCSQPVFLECQRKQETAA, encoded by the coding sequence ATGAAAACAGTATTCGGAAACTCCAACACCTTCGCTGGAACAGCAGGGCTGCCATCACTTCCGCAACGGCTGTTACTGCTGCTACCTTTCCTGCAGTGGTTACCCGGTGTTTCCCGCCGGACCCTGCAGCAGGATCTGATGGCGGGATTAACCGGTGCAGTGGTGGTGCTGCCGCAGGGTGTGGCCTTCGCCACCATCGCCGGGATGCCGCCCCAGTACGGTCTCTACACCGCCATGATCACGCCGATCATCGCGGCCCTGTTCGGCTCTTCAAGGCACCTGGTTTCCGGACCGACCACCGCTATTTCAATCGTGGTCTTCTCTTCCATCAGTCAACACGCCACTCCGGGCACACCCGAGTTTATTCAACTGGTACTCACCATGACTTTTCTGGCCGGCATATACCAGTTCGCGTTCGGTGTCGCGCGTCTGGGGGCGCTGGTCAACTTTGTCTCCCACACCGTGGTGGTGGCATTTACGGCGGCAGCCGCCATCCTGATCGCCACCAGCCAGATGAAACATGTACTGGGAGTGGAACTGGCCGGCGGCCACTCCTTTGCAGACACCTGGCTGCATCTGTTCCAGAACATAACCCAGACCAACGGCTATGTTCTGGCGATTGCCCTTGCCACCCTGACCGTGGCCCTGTTCAGCCGTCGTCTGTCCAGCAAAATGCCCCATCTGCTGCTGGGCCTGATTGTCGGTTCCCTGATCGCCCTGTTCCTGGGGGCCGAGTCCCACCAGGTTGCCCTGGTAGGTAAAATCCCGGCCCAGTTACCCCCTCTATCCACTCCCCAGTTCAGCATGGATACCATTCGCATGCTGGCCCCTCAGGCGTTCGCCGTGGCCCTGCTGGGCCTGATAGAGGCGGTATCCATCGCCCGCTCGGTGGCCACCCGCTCCAACCAGCGCATTGATGGCAACCAGGAGTTCATGGGCCAGGGCCTGTCCAACATTGTCGGCAGCTTTTTCTCCAGCTACGCCGGTTCCGGATCGTTCACCCGTTCCGGCATCAACTACGATTCAGGGGCCCAGACCCCCATGTCGGCCATTTTTGCAGCCATCATCCTGATGGCCATCGTGTTGCTCATTGCCCCCTTGACTGCCTACCTGCCGGTGGCTGCAATGGGGGGTGTCATCCTGTTGGTGGCCTATAACCTGGTGGATTTCCATCATATCCAGGCAATCTTCAAGACCAGCCGCTCGGAATCCGCCATTTTTCTGGTGACCTTCTTTTCCACCCTGTTCCTGGAGCTGGAGTTCGCCATCTATATCGGCGTGCTGCTGTCACTGGTTATTTTTCTGGCCAAGACCTCCAAGCCCAAAGTCACCTTGCTGGCACCGGATCAGACCCAGAAGAGCCGCACATTTACCGATATCGAGACCAAGCCGTTGCCGGAGTGCCGCCAACTGAAGGTGGTACGGGTGGATCGCTCCATCTATTTCGGATCAGTGAGCTATCTACAGCTTAAACTGCAGATGATCTCTGCCAGCTACGGAGTCAATCACATCCTGCTGATCGCCACCCGAATCAACTATATCGACATGGCGGGAGCGGAACTGCTGACTCAGGAGGCCAGACGACTCAAAGCAGCCGGTGGGGGACTGTATGTCTACGGTCTGAAAGATGAACTCTGGCAGTTTCTTGCTGAAGGGGGTTATCTGAAACAGATAGGCGCCCAATACTTTTTCGATAATAAGACCGACGCCATCAGCGCTATCTACCGCAAACTGAACCACCAGACCTGTCAGCAGTGCAGCCAGCCGGTGTTCCTGGAGTGCCAACGGAAACAGGAAACAGCTGCCTGA
- a CDS encoding Rho-binding antiterminator: MISCAQHDYVEIACLYRMGVILTLRSGEVLRGIAVDTARNQAGEECLKLSTGSAEALVVLDQVRQMEAAEENPHFATVDF; this comes from the coding sequence ATGATCAGTTGTGCCCAACACGACTATGTGGAGATCGCTTGCCTCTACAGGATGGGAGTTATCCTGACCCTGCGTTCGGGGGAAGTACTCAGGGGGATCGCTGTGGATACGGCAAGAAACCAGGCCGGGGAGGAGTGTCTCAAGCTGAGTACCGGATCTGCGGAGGCGCTGGTGGTACTGGATCAGGTGCGGCAGATGGAGGCCGCTGAGGAGAATCCGCATTTCGCTACGGTGGATTTCTGA
- a CDS encoding peroxidase-related enzyme (This protein belongs to a clade of uncharacterized proteins related to peroxidases such as the alkylhydroperoxidase AhpD.), which yields MSDKPISRFPIPDINALPEDIKATILGVQEKSGFIPNIFLVLAHRPDEFRAFFAYHDALMEKESGLTKGEREMIVVATSSANQCIYCVVAHGAILRIREKNPLIADQIAANYRKADISPRQKAMLDFAVKVSQCGHAVSDADYELLRSHGFSDEDIWDIGAISAFFGLSNRMVNLTNARTNDEFYLLGRVPKQDKPAT from the coding sequence ATGTCCGATAAGCCGATCAGCCGTTTTCCCATACCCGATATCAACGCACTGCCCGAGGATATCAAAGCCACCATACTGGGCGTGCAGGAGAAATCGGGCTTTATTCCGAATATTTTTCTCGTCCTGGCCCATCGTCCGGACGAGTTTCGTGCCTTCTTTGCGTACCATGATGCCCTGATGGAGAAGGAGAGCGGGCTCACTAAAGGTGAGCGGGAGATGATCGTGGTGGCCACGTCCAGCGCCAACCAGTGCATCTACTGTGTGGTGGCTCATGGCGCCATTCTGCGCATTCGGGAGAAGAATCCACTGATCGCGGATCAGATCGCGGCGAACTATCGCAAGGCGGATATCTCACCCCGTCAGAAGGCGATGCTCGATTTTGCCGTCAAGGTGTCCCAGTGTGGCCATGCAGTGAGTGATGCGGACTACGAGCTGCTGCGCAGCCACGGTTTCAGCGATGAAGATATCTGGGATATCGGTGCCATCTCCGCCTTCTTCGGGCTATCCAACCGCATGGTCAATCTCACCAACGCGCGAACCAACGATGAGTTCTATCTACTGGGACGGGTGCCGAAACAGGATAAGCCGGCGACTTGA
- a CDS encoding sensor histidine kinase, with protein sequence MAGSWTLRNRVAITLALFGAVVSLALATTIYFASHDLEAHLIDETLTAELDDYVARRQRNPFSLPEHTATIRAYVVAAEGGTRPIPDEIRTLAPGFHNVKIDSTDYRAAVREVEEQRFVVLYDTSALHQRETSFLILLSASVLVVTLISALAGRWLAALIIAPVTELARRVAQLHPEDEPTTLAREFPWVEIHQLAGDFDTYLKRLHDFIERERLFTGDVSHELRTPIAVINGATELMMLDTTLDEKNRNRVTRISRAATEMGEISAALLALSREQGDSHRPSVDEDLQSVIEEVIERYRTLFRHKPVEVILEVVHPSERRVDHAILSMVVGNLLRNALSFTEQGEIRITLDNETLCITDSGPGLEQANPSELFKPYVRSDKSSGAGLGLSLVWRLCQHEGWHISLENHPDGGTRAQLNLAPAAG encoded by the coding sequence ATGGCCGGTAGCTGGACACTGCGCAACCGGGTGGCCATCACCCTGGCCCTGTTCGGCGCGGTGGTCAGCCTGGCACTGGCCACCACGATCTATTTCGCCTCCCACGATCTGGAAGCACACCTGATTGATGAGACCCTGACGGCGGAGCTGGATGACTACGTAGCCCGTCGTCAACGCAACCCCTTCTCCCTGCCGGAACACACCGCCACCATCCGGGCCTACGTGGTGGCGGCGGAAGGGGGCACCCGCCCGATTCCCGACGAGATCAGGACTCTGGCACCGGGATTCCACAATGTAAAAATAGACAGCACCGATTATCGCGCCGCTGTCAGAGAGGTAGAGGAACAGCGCTTTGTCGTACTCTACGACACCAGTGCACTACACCAGCGGGAGACCAGTTTCCTGATCCTGCTATCCGCCAGTGTGCTGGTGGTGACACTCATATCGGCACTGGCCGGACGTTGGCTGGCGGCGCTCATCATCGCGCCGGTAACCGAACTGGCGCGTCGGGTGGCACAACTGCACCCGGAAGATGAACCCACCACTCTGGCCCGGGAGTTCCCCTGGGTGGAGATTCACCAGCTGGCGGGCGACTTCGACACCTACCTGAAACGACTGCACGATTTCATTGAACGGGAACGGCTGTTTACCGGGGATGTCAGCCACGAACTGCGCACCCCGATTGCGGTGATCAATGGCGCCACCGAGCTGATGATGCTGGATACCACACTGGATGAGAAAAACAGGAATCGTGTGACCCGCATTTCCCGTGCAGCCACCGAGATGGGAGAGATATCCGCTGCTCTGCTGGCGCTCTCCCGGGAGCAGGGTGACTCCCATCGCCCATCTGTCGACGAGGATCTGCAGAGCGTGATCGAAGAGGTGATCGAGCGCTATCGCACCCTGTTCCGTCACAAACCGGTGGAGGTCATACTGGAGGTGGTGCACCCATCAGAGAGGCGGGTGGACCATGCCATCCTCTCCATGGTGGTGGGTAATCTGTTACGCAACGCCCTGAGCTTTACCGAACAGGGCGAGATACGGATCACCCTGGATAATGAGACGCTCTGCATCACCGATTCCGGTCCGGGACTGGAGCAGGCCAACCCGTCTGAACTGTTTAAACCCTACGTACGGAGTGATAAAAGCAGTGGAGCAGGGCTGGGGTTGTCGCTGGTATGGCGATTGTGTCAGCATGAAGGCTGGCATATCTCCCTGGAAAACCACCCGGATGGTGGTACCCGGGCACAGCTTAACCTGGCCCCCGCTGCCGGGTAA
- a CDS encoding hydroxymethylglutaryl-CoA lyase, translating into MQLPQQVKIVEVGPRDGLQNESASVPAEIKLELIQKLEQAGLSVIEAGSFVSPKWVPQMASSAEVYQSIEQKPGVSYPMLVPNLRGLESALAVGVEEIAIFAAASESFTRKNINCSIDESITRYGDVMEQARQHNLRVRGYVSCVLGCPYEGAIAVERVAEVAQRLYEMGCYEISLGDTVGVGTPVQAQQMIDAVAERVPMERLAAHFHDTYGQALANLFAVLQRGVSVIDSSVSGLGGCPYAKGASGNVATEDVLYMLNGMGIETGVDMSKLVEAGRFISDFLQRQPASKVARALIAAD; encoded by the coding sequence ATGCAACTACCCCAACAGGTAAAGATCGTCGAAGTGGGGCCCCGGGACGGACTGCAGAATGAGTCCGCCTCGGTGCCGGCGGAGATCAAACTGGAGTTGATTCAAAAACTTGAACAGGCCGGTTTGTCGGTGATCGAGGCGGGTAGTTTTGTCTCCCCCAAGTGGGTGCCCCAGATGGCCTCCAGCGCGGAAGTCTACCAGTCCATTGAACAGAAACCGGGTGTCAGCTATCCCATGCTGGTGCCCAATCTACGTGGCCTGGAGAGCGCGCTGGCGGTTGGCGTAGAGGAGATTGCCATCTTCGCAGCCGCTTCCGAGAGCTTTACCCGGAAGAATATCAACTGTTCGATCGATGAGAGCATTACCCGTTACGGCGACGTGATGGAGCAGGCCCGGCAACACAATCTCAGGGTGCGGGGTTATGTCTCCTGCGTGCTGGGATGCCCCTACGAGGGGGCGATAGCCGTCGAACGGGTCGCCGAAGTGGCCCAGCGGCTGTATGAGATGGGCTGCTATGAGATCTCCCTGGGCGATACCGTGGGTGTCGGCACTCCGGTCCAGGCGCAGCAGATGATCGACGCAGTGGCGGAACGGGTGCCGATGGAGAGACTGGCGGCCCATTTCCATGACACCTATGGCCAGGCGCTGGCCAATCTGTTTGCCGTGTTGCAGCGGGGTGTGAGCGTCATTGACAGCTCGGTCTCCGGGCTGGGGGGGTGCCCCTACGCCAAGGGTGCCTCGGGAAATGTGGCCACCGAAGATGTGCTCTATATGCTCAACGGAATGGGTATAGAGACCGGCGTCGATATGTCGAAGCTGGTAGAGGCGGGCCGCTTTATCAGCGACTTTCTGCAACGGCAGCCGGCCTCGAAAGTGGCCCGGGCCCTGATAGCCGCCGATTGA